TCAGATTTTTTTATCATGTAGATATTGAACTAAACGTTATTATAAATGTTTCAGGAACTGTGTGCTATATTTTTTAGTATATCCCTAATACATGGGGGTTATAAATATATGTAAGTAAATTATgcaaatgcatttttttttttttggcaaaatTTATTGTGTGACATTCTTAGTTAATGTAAGAAATGCCAAGTACACAAACTACACACTTTGTATACAAGTTAGTCTATCCATCTCTTGTGTtacctattttattttcctgatAATCTGATTCCAAGAGTAGAAAACCAATTCTGACACTCAACTTGTGCTGATCCGTTGACGACTGTTGCTCTGAGAACACTCGCTTCTGGGTCATTTCTGCTGATGGTGAACACTTGGTTGGTGCTCTGTGACAAGCTTCCAGAAGCCTTCACCTCTTCACTCAACTTCAGCAAGGGAGCAGTCACCTCTAAGTCATGTCTGAAGTTAAATGACACCCCTTAAAatagaggaatgaaaaataaagaccaCTCCACTTTTAACTTGTGCTTTGAATCCCCaaataagaaaaattaaatatataatagtattaataattaTCAATTTTATTTCTCCATTGAGCCAATTCTTCTGAAGAATTCATTAGCGCTTGAAAAAATACCTAATACATCGTACTACAATTCACATACATCAAACAATGATGAAGCCAGAGTGACAGACTAACTTCTGTAATCATCCCTCATAACACCCCCCTCAAGATCACATCATCTCTCAAAAAGAAAGGTCTTAAGCTGCCTTTTGAAGCCTTTAAACTATGAACTGCCCCATAGACCATGGCATGGAGAGCACCTGGCACACTGAGCCGCAGAGAGGAGGACCATCATGATGCAGAGTTACACCAGGGTGTGCCGGTGGTCGATTTAACAGTCCACAAAGACACCCACTTGCCAAATTTGAGAACTAAACGTCATACAAAACAACTCTTATTGGGAGTCAGTGCAGCTCAGTGTGGTGAGAAGTAATAAGAGTTCTTAGTAGAATGTTAAAAACAAGTCTTGCTGCCCTATTTAGTACACACTGGACTTTCTTCAGTAGTATATAATTTGGAAGACCCAGCAATTAAGCTTTACAATAACCATTATGAGAGAAAAAACAATACTGGTAGACAAAGTCCATTTATAAACCACTTCAAGCAATGTTTTCTATGTACAGATAACAAAGTTTGAAAACCTGATTAATGTGTTCTTTTTAATCCAGTCTAGTGTTCAAGTATGCACCCAGATTTCCAAGAGAGTTTAATGGTTGCAGCTGTGATTCTCCCACATTGATGAAGAGAGAATTTTCTGCATCATCACCCTTCTATTTCCTGGAATGGCTTCAGTTTTATCATTTATGTTTAGCTTTCTTTTGTGTCATGCAGATCTTTGTCCACAACAATGACTTAAATTTCCTTTTAATATCAGCAACAGTATATTTAAAAAAAGATTTCAAGTGAAAATCTTTAACACCGTAAGTATCTAATTTCAGGAAGATGTTTTGGGGTCCAAAACAATTAATCTACTGTAAGCCTATCAAgatttacttctcttccttctttgaaAGTAGGCCAGGAGAGCAAGTAAGAGACTGAATAATCCACAGTAATGCTGGCGTACCAATTCATACACTCTGCAATGATCATTAATGACAATATAATTTCCCCACTAATACTATGGCTGCTAAAACCACAGCAGTCTTCAGAGATGGGGGCTGGAGCCTGACACAAGGGACATTCTCTTGGAAACCTTAGCCCCTTGCCTTGAACTGCAACCATTAACTCAACTAATTGAGCATGGTGTAAAGtctcttactttcttctctaCAATCACCTAGTCTCTTCTAATACAGCATCTAGTTTTAAATTTAAAAATGAATGATATATGGTCTTGCTGCTTGATGCTAAGATATTATTAATTCAACCAAATGACTACAATTACTACTTGCCTTGGGTTATCCAAAACTGAGAGTTTCATGTCACCCTTCTTCAGATGAAGGGTTGAGTTTCCTGTGACATCTGTAACTTGCACTTCCATCTTGCCTGATCCCACAAACCCTGCAATCTGGCCATGAAACCCATCTAAAGAATAGAACAGAGAAAACACAAACTATGTAAATATGCAATGACGCATTTCTATATGTAAACATTTACAGCTCCAATAACACTAAAAATTACTAAATTAAAACAGTTTTCTAAGCTTTAGGGAAATGAATATTGAACACTATATACTTAACTTCTCCCTTGATATCCTAGATTTGAATCAAAGACTCAGAAGCTACAAACTTCTTAGGACACCTCATAATTCACCCCCAAAACTGCCTTTTTACTAGACAGTAAAAACATAATATACTAAAATCCCTTTCTCTAAAGAGTGATGATATATttaccagtaataataataataataataataataataataataataataataataataataataataataataataataataataataataataataataataataacaataaaaaaaagaaagatgggagcAGATTATGGCACACATACATGCATGCCTGTGCACGCACACATAGTGCATGCTTTGACATAGTGCAAGAAAGGGAAGGTTGGGCTGATGGAATTTATTAGACCTACAGAAAGCATTCGATAAGGTGCCACATAAGAGACTGCTGTGGAAGACAAAGTGCATTGCATTACTGGGAGAAGGACTCTTAAAGTGGATGAAGAACTTTTTGGAAAATAGGGAAACGAAGACAGTGATCAGGGGTGTGACGTCTTCATGGGGGAAAGTGAtaagtggagtcccacaggggtcgatgCTGCCTCCTGTCATGTTTGCAGTGTACATCAACGACATGGTGGAGGGGGTGAACAGCTATACcgtttatttgctgatgacgctaAGTTGCTGAGGAGGATTGGAAGTGAAGAGGACTGTCAAGTACTGCAACAAGACCTGGATAAGATATGGGAATGAAGTCGTAGATGGGAAATGGAATTGAAGATCAGAAAGTGCAATGTGATGGAatttggaaaaagaaaaagagagaattttAGGTAATTATACATTGGGAAATAAAAGCATTAAGAAAACATCAATGGAAAAGGACCTGGGAGTAAATGTATCGGATAATTTGTCGACAGAGAAACACATAAATAGTATTGTAGGTGAGACATACGACCTGGTGAGAAATATGAAAGTTGCTTTTCAATATCTGaatgaggaaataataaaaaatgattgtAACCATGATACGCCCAAGGTTGAAATATTCAGCAACAGTATGGTCACTGAGTACAAAGTCAAAtataaggaaagtagaaaggattcAGAGGGCAGCAACAAAACTGGTTCCAGGACTAAGAGATTTAACATGCAAAGAGGGATTGAAGCAGCTGAACCTACCGACactggaacagaggagggagaggactgCAGTATATAGGGTGTTGAGTAGGGTGGAAAAAGTGGACAAAGAAGGTCTAAtaatatgggttacaagagaatcaagaggtcttggaaggaagatgaaaaaggaaacctGTAGAAGAGGCATAGTAATATAAAGAAGAACACCTTTCAACAAAGTGTGGTGGAGGCCTGGAATGGCCTGGAAAAAGATGTGGTCCATGCAAAGACAATTCATGATTTTAAGGCCAAGTTGGATTATAGTACAGTCAAGGACCAAATTTTAGGCGCGATAGGGTCGCAGCATTAAAAACATTAATTCCCTCACTGAACGTGCATAATAAACAAAACCAGGTACTTGGGCATCTTTTCCTCTTGATACACTTGGAGGCACCTTGGGACAGACTCTGCAAGATGTTGCAGCCACTGAGTGTTGATATTATTCTAAATATTTTTGATGGCAGCCTCAAGTTTGGGGAGTGATGACGTGTCTCGCTCACGTAACCTATGTTTCATGAGCACCCAAAGGTTCTCAACTGAGTTTAAAGTTGGTGAATTCCCCGGCCAATCCTTTATATAATCCACTTGCACAAAATCAAACCACTCCTTAATAACTTTAGCGGTGTGGCACGGTCCACCGTCCTGCATAAAAACTTCTGTTTTGCAACGCTCAAAACAGTCTTCTAAATTATCGCTCAGTAGCTCCAAATGTCTGTCTGCATTCATCATAACATTTCTTGGTAGTATCACTAATGACCCCACATCATGATATCCAAAAGCACCCCAGACCATTGAAGAATCAGGATGCTCAACAGTCCCCTGTGTGAACTTTGGGTCGTAAGGATCACTGCCAGGCTGACGATAAACTTTGCCATCACAGTTCCCAGTGACAGTGAATATCGCTTCATCAATCCACAACACTTTTTGACACTTCTCCACATCCCACTGCAGATATTTATGGCAAAAAGCAACCCTATTCTTCCTCTGCATAAGGGTGACAATCGTTTTTTTGTGAGCAGTGTGGTGTGAGAAACTCATGTCGTTGTGCAAGCGGTAGCATACTATTTTCACAGACACATCACCAAGTAAAACAGGGTTCTTGTCCTTTAACTGTGGTGCTGTTATACGTGGATTAGCACTCACAAGTGTTGTATATTATGGGAAAGAGTAATCTAAAAGAAATACGTTGACCACCTGGTAAACGAAAAGGTAACAAGTGACAGCTACTTTGGTTTTCAACAAGGAAGATCATGTGTTACAAGCTGATTTGTTTTTACTTGAGAGTAATTAACATAGACaaaaagagagatggatgggTGTATTGGGTATATCAGGATCTAAATAAAGCATTCGACAGAGTACCACATATTAGattattatggaaactggaacctagaggaggagtgggggaagtATAAAAACTGGATGAGGGATTACTTGATAAACTGAGAAATAAGAATGGTGGTGAGGGACGAAAAGTCAGAGTGAAGAATAGCGACAAGTGGAGTGCTACAGGGCTCAGTgatggcaccaataatgttcttaACATacattaatgatatgccagaggaaGTGTCATGCTATATGAGTATGTTTGCAAATGATGCCAAACTCttgaggataaaggaaaaagaaaaaaaaatttaaagtCATGCTTTAAatacacacaattttttttctattagccCTCTCTTAGATATAAGGTGGATGATGATATTATGAATTTGTCAATCTTCCTTTGTAATACAGACTTTTAGAGGATAGAGTGAGGATGATAAAGTACTAATATTATATTCATACTTACTGATAACAACCTGACCCTCTTTAACTAATAAATCTGTACAACCATGAAGATTATTAATCTTGACTGTTCCTCTGTCAGCCTTGATCTGGCCTTGGTTCATATAAGAAGACTCAACTTCAGTGGTCAACTCCTCTGCTTCTATGTCAAGAGCCAGTCCTTGCAACCTTTTGGCTTTCAAATGCTGCAAACAATAAAAGTTTTACAAAAAGAAAATCATCAGTCAGTACAATACAACTAAAAAATTAATATCATGCTACAACTTTCACTACCCAATATCACTTTCAAAACTGTATAACAAGCAGAGCAAAGGTGAAACATTTCTTTTGCCACTTGACTGGTGAGAATCTGATAAgtttccctttctatccttacAAACTGGACCAGTGTAGCATTACTGCTGCAGGTTGGGCTTTAAAAATCTGAATTCTTACAAACCACACTCTTGTAATCTGCTTTTGTTTCCTGGAGGTGATCCGGCCACTTTCCAATAAAATCCTATAACAATCGGCCAATGTGGCGAGTAATAAACATTCTCTGGTATATGCCATTTCATTAGCTTGGCAATTAATGAAAAAAACTATTTGGAATCAAGTAAATATGTGTAAAACAAtttatacctctttttttttgtgcaaATGGCAATGTCACAAATAATAGGGAAGTTTCAAAGTTGTGGAAAATTCTACACTGAATTGCACAGCATCAGGGTGGCAGCAAGGAGAGTGGGGCACTGAACTTTGAAGTTCCCAATGATGCAGTAAAAAAGCTTTGAAATGAATGAGTTGGGGTAAAGCAAGTGTAGACAACTTAACTATAGACCTAATAAAAAAATGCTCAATACctacaaaatgcatacaaaattCTTGCAGAGTCAGATTTTCTAGGGCCTGGAAAATGACCATATTATTTCACAAAGAAGGTGGCATATGAGAGTTAAACAACTACCGACCAATTACTTTACTTCATGTAACCTACACACTCTTACCAAAGATAATCATAAACAAAATAAGTGCAACATCACGCTCAAATCAGCCAAGTGAACAAGCTAGATTTCATATCAGGTACTCAATTACTGACAATATCCACATAATGAATCCAATTCTCGAAAAATCAGCCAAATACAATAAACTCTAATGCATGGCATTTGTATATAATGAGAAGGGATTTGACTCAGTTAAAACTTCAGCAGTCATACAAGTTATCATACTGAGTGTATAGGAAGATACCTGCCTGCCTTCCACTGCTTTCTCCCTATCTCTTAATCCATGCTCCCATACCTATGCAGAACCATCCCTAAGTATATATATTCAGTCACTTCCTCCATATTCTCTCCCCCAACCAAATTTACACTATTACACTTTCTGACCTATATCTGAATAGGTTTGTTAACTGTGTACAGTTGGTGTATCCCGTCAGTCCTACCATATGTTTCAGAAACTTGGTGCCTcacaaaagatagaaagaaaaagctaGTAGGTGCACAAATAGGAATGGGCAGGAAAATTTTGGGTATAACATGGAGACAGAAAGCAAGCATCATGGACTGGGGAACAGACTCCTGGTACCACTTCATCAACTAATCCCAACGGGAAGATTAAAAGTTTGGCAAGCTAGGCACTGACTGCCTCAGGACCACAAATTCATAGCTAAGAGTGCGATACACTACACCATGGAGGTGCCTTAAAAAGTGTATATGATAAAACATGTAAATTCATCAAGAAATAGTTTTAATGACTTACTTTATAAGTTCTAAGTTTCTCAACTGATCATGATTGATCTAAAGCAAATGCTGTGCCATGGAATTTATGAATTGTTGAGTGCAAGTAAATTTTATACTTACCGTTTTTTTAGCATTTATGAATATGTTTCCCTGCATGGAACCATCTGCAGTAATGTGTCCTTGTTTGGTTTTGATGTGAATGTTGTGACTTTTGAGGCCCCGAGTGTTCACTTCTCCATTCTCAGTGGACACATTAACTTCATCAGACTCCATGCTTGAGATCTTCAGGCGACCCTCATCCATTAGAGTCACATCAAGGTCTGTTGAGATCAAGACTGTCAGTCATGAAAGTGACTAAACATACCTAacatatttaattattcaatAATGAAGATACTTAACAGAATACAAACATCTGtttctgattttttttaaagtatcttttgaaaaaaaattcaagAAAGTATAATTATAAAAACACATCCC
This DNA window, taken from Eriocheir sinensis breed Jianghai 21 chromosome 68, ASM2467909v1, whole genome shotgun sequence, encodes the following:
- the LOC126988276 gene encoding protein FAM185A-like — its product is MSLIFPAMAFSRLCQHLVRFHGRQSSIVPMRTCIGLASRYGWRKSNIGQRSIFTHNTESHVKLKEKELDVNPGFGVLHATGTIDFLIKPTNVQEYPDADRAFVTVYGPPSESCDGITVELTGEQRDTLTVCAAPKSSDIYCEVTVPIKYDLDVTLMDEGRLKISSMESDEVNVSTENGEVNTRGLKSHNIHIKTKQGHITADGSMQGNIFINAKKTHLKAKRLQGLALDIEAEELTTEVESSYMNQGQIKADRGTVKINNLHGCTDLLVKEGQVVINGFHGQIAGFVGSGKMEVQVTDVTGNSTLHLKKGDMKLSVLDNPRHDLEVTAPLLKLSEEVKASGSLSQSTNQVFTISRNDPEASVLRATVVNGSAQVECQNWFSTLGIRLSGK